A genomic segment from Torulaspora globosa chromosome 3, complete sequence encodes:
- the MIX14 gene encoding Mix14p (ancestral locus Anc_3.260) yields the protein MSNFLDQLIMEDVAKHCPQQFMQYHKCISNNHDDPSQCSYRRNDLSKCIHAKVPSVQKVMANCKDIMKKYEGCIKDNMASRTINENCLGLLAELRECAESQMEKDGVRPVNEMFVYSDDKSGRK from the coding sequence ATGTCGAACTTTCTCGATCAGTTGATTATGGAGGATGTGGCCAAACATTGCCCGCAACAGTTTATGCAATACCACAAGTGTATCTCTAACAACCACGATGACCCTTCCCAATGTTCATACCGAAGGAATGATCTCTCGAAATGCATTCATGCCAAGGTACCTTCAGTACAGAAAGTGATGGCTAACTGTAAAGATATAATGAAGAAGTACGAGGGTTGCATCAAGGATAACatggcttcaagaaccatCAATGAAAACTGTCTAGGCCTGCTGGCAGAGCTGCGAGAATGTGCCGAGTCGCAGATGGAGAAGGATGGAGTGAGACCCGTCAATGAGATGTTTGTCTACAGCGACGATAAGAGCGGCAGAAAATAG
- a CDS encoding flavodoxin-like fold family protein (ancestral locus Anc_3.261) gives MAPKVAIIIYTLYGHTAILAEAEKKGVEAAGGSADIFQVPETLSSDVVKALGGQPKPDYPLATRETLQEYDCYLFGIPTRFGNMPAQWKAFWDATGGLWAKGALHGKVAGLFVSTGVGGGNEATIMNSLSTLAHHGIIYVPLGYKNAFAELSNLTEVHGGSPWGAGALAASDGSRSPSELELKIHEIQGKSFYETVQKF, from the coding sequence GCTATCATCATTTACACCCTTTATGGGCACACTGCTATCCTAGCTGAGgctgagaagaaaggagTTGAAGCTGCCGGAGGCTCTGCTGATATCTTCCAAGTCCCAGAGACATTGTCTTCCGATGTTGTGAAGGCTCTTGGTGGTCAGCCAAAGCCAGACTATCCATTGGCCACCAGAGAGACTCTACAGGAATACGACTGTTACTTGTTCGGTATTCCAACCAGATTTGGTAACATGCCAGCGCAATGGAAGGCGTTCTGGGACGCCACCGGCGGATTGTGGGCGAAGGGAGCCCTACACGGTAAAGTGGCTGGTCTCTTCGTGTCTACCGGTGTCGGTGGTGGTAACGAAGCCACTATCATGAACTCTCTTTCCACCTTGGCTCATCACGGTATAATCTACGTCCCATTGGGTTACAAGAACGCGTTTGCCGAATTGAGCAATCTCACTGAGGTCCACGGTGGTTCTCCATGGGGTGCGGGCGCCTTGGCAGCTTCTGACGGTTCCAGATCGCCATCTGAGttggaattgaagattCATGAGATTCAAGGTAAGAGTTTCTACGAAACTGTCCAGAAGTTTTAG